The Streptomyces sp. NBC_01255 genome window below encodes:
- a CDS encoding heavy metal translocating P-type ATPase has protein sequence MTSTITELTIGGMTCASCAARVEKKLNRMDGVTATVNYATEKARVEHPPELTAGDLIATVVKTGYTAEEPLPPEPEPDEAEAREEDPELAALRQRLTVSAVLAAPVILLAMVPALQFDNWQWLSLTLASPVVVWGGLPFHRAAWTNAKHGAATMDTLVSVGTLAAYGWSLWALFLGDAGMPGMRHGFDLTVDRAHGTSTIYLEVAAGVITFILLGRYLEARAKRKAGAALRALMELGAKDVAVLRGTTEVRIPVAELRAGDLFVVRPGEKIATDGTVTTGTSAVDASLLTGESMPLDVTEGSEVTGGCVNVSGRLVVRAAAVGADTRLARMAKLVEDAQNGKAEVQRLADRISAVFVPVVLLIALGTLVTWLLTTDDPTASFTAAVAVLIIACPCALGLATPTALLVGTGRGAQLGILIKGPEVLESTRRVDTVVLDKTGTVTTGRMRLVGVRVYGGGYGTSGTDETELLRLAGALEHSSEHPVARAVAAGAAERCGELPVPKTFENVPGLGVRGSVDGRLVLVGRAALLTTEGVEVPGTAEPGAVHVAWDGVARGTLTVADTVKDTSAEAVTRLRGLGLRPVLLTGDHRAVAEAVAAEVGIDEVIAGVLPEEKAGVIRRLQEEGRTVAMVGDGVNDAAALATADLGLAMGTGTDAAIEASDLTLVRGDLRVAADAIRLSRRTLATIKGNLAWAFGYNVAALPLAAAGLLNPMIAGLAMAFSSVFVVSNSLRLRRFT, from the coding sequence ATGACGTCCACGATCACCGAGCTGACGATCGGTGGCATGACCTGTGCCTCCTGCGCGGCCCGCGTCGAGAAGAAGCTCAACCGGATGGACGGGGTGACCGCGACGGTCAACTACGCCACCGAGAAGGCACGGGTCGAACATCCCCCGGAGCTCACGGCCGGGGACCTGATCGCCACCGTCGTCAAGACCGGCTACACCGCCGAGGAACCCCTGCCGCCGGAGCCCGAGCCCGACGAGGCCGAAGCCCGCGAGGAGGACCCCGAGCTCGCCGCGCTCCGGCAGCGGCTGACCGTCTCCGCCGTCCTCGCCGCGCCCGTGATCCTGCTCGCCATGGTCCCGGCGCTCCAGTTCGACAACTGGCAGTGGCTCTCGCTCACCCTCGCCTCCCCCGTCGTCGTCTGGGGCGGACTGCCCTTCCACCGGGCCGCCTGGACCAACGCCAAGCACGGCGCCGCCACCATGGACACCCTGGTCTCCGTCGGCACCCTCGCCGCCTACGGCTGGTCGCTCTGGGCCCTCTTCCTCGGCGACGCCGGCATGCCCGGCATGCGCCACGGCTTCGACCTCACCGTGGACCGCGCCCACGGCACCTCCACCATCTACCTGGAGGTCGCCGCCGGGGTCATCACCTTCATCCTGCTCGGCCGCTACCTGGAGGCCCGCGCCAAGCGGAAGGCGGGCGCCGCCCTGCGCGCCCTCATGGAGCTCGGCGCCAAGGACGTGGCCGTCCTGCGCGGGACCACGGAGGTACGGATCCCGGTCGCCGAGCTGCGGGCCGGCGACCTCTTCGTCGTACGCCCCGGGGAGAAGATCGCCACCGACGGCACCGTCACCACCGGCACGTCGGCCGTCGACGCCTCCCTGCTCACCGGCGAATCGATGCCCCTGGACGTCACCGAGGGCTCCGAGGTGACCGGCGGCTGCGTCAACGTCTCGGGCCGGCTCGTCGTCCGGGCCGCCGCCGTCGGCGCCGACACCCGGCTCGCCCGGATGGCGAAACTCGTCGAGGACGCCCAGAACGGCAAGGCCGAGGTACAGCGGCTCGCCGACCGGATCTCCGCCGTCTTCGTCCCGGTGGTGCTCCTCATCGCGCTCGGCACGCTCGTCACCTGGCTGCTGACGACCGACGACCCGACGGCCTCCTTCACCGCTGCCGTCGCCGTCCTGATCATCGCCTGCCCCTGCGCCCTGGGGCTCGCGACCCCGACCGCGCTGCTGGTCGGCACCGGCCGCGGCGCCCAGCTCGGCATCCTCATCAAGGGCCCCGAAGTCCTGGAGTCCACCCGCCGCGTCGACACCGTCGTCCTCGACAAGACGGGGACGGTCACCACGGGCCGCATGCGGCTCGTCGGCGTCCGCGTGTACGGGGGCGGTTACGGCACCTCGGGCACCGACGAGACCGAGCTGCTGCGGCTCGCGGGCGCCCTGGAGCACTCCTCCGAGCACCCCGTCGCCCGCGCGGTCGCGGCCGGCGCCGCCGAACGGTGCGGCGAGCTCCCCGTACCGAAGACCTTCGAGAACGTCCCCGGGCTCGGCGTCCGCGGCTCCGTCGACGGCCGGCTCGTCCTCGTCGGCCGCGCCGCCCTCCTCACGACCGAGGGCGTCGAGGTGCCCGGCACCGCCGAGCCCGGCGCCGTCCACGTCGCCTGGGACGGCGTCGCCCGCGGCACCCTGACCGTCGCCGACACCGTCAAGGACACCAGTGCCGAGGCCGTCACCCGGCTGCGCGGCCTCGGGCTGAGGCCCGTCCTGCTCACCGGGGACCACCGGGCGGTCGCGGAGGCCGTCGCGGCGGAGGTCGGCATCGACGAGGTGATCGCCGGAGTGCTGCCCGAGGAGAAGGCCGGGGTGATCCGGCGGCTCCAGGAGGAGGGCAGGACCGTCGCGATGGTCGGCGACGGGGTCAACGACGCCGCCGCCCTCGCCACGGCGGACCTCGGCCTGGCGATGGGAACGGGCACGGACGCGGCCATCGAGGCGAGCGACCTGACCCTGGTCCGCGGCGACCTCCGCGTCGCGGCGGACGCCATCCGGCTCTCCCGCCGCACCCTGGCGACGATCAAGGGCAACCTCGCCTGGGCCTTCGGCTACAACGTGGCCGCGCTGCCCCTGGCGGCGGCCGGCCTGCTCAATCCGATGATCGCGGGCCTCGCGATGGCCTTTTCGTCCGTCTTCGTCGTATCCAACAGCCTGCGGCTGCGGCGCTTCACGTGA
- a CDS encoding cation:proton antiporter has protein sequence MSHSGTTLILIMAIAVLAPLLAYGVGRKLPVPLVIFEILLGILIGPDVLGWAHSDELIDGLSELGLTMLIFLAGYEIEFGKVRGDTLKRAVWAWVAALALGLGTGILLGGGYAKGVFIGVALTSTALGTVLPVLRDAGELHGRFGSVVMAFGAVGEFGPIIAMALLLSGRAAAESTVLLAVFAALTAAAVFWALRPRPPWFSRVIAKTLHSSGQFAVRFVFLLLALMLGASTALGLDVLLGAFAAGLITRLLLTGAAPEAGPEILEKIEAVGFGFLVPVFFVVTGIEFDLDSLLSGGRTLLLLPVFLLLFLVVRGGPIWFLAPRDLDRKDRGGLVLYGSTALPLVVAITTIGVEDHELTAGEAAALVGAGMVSVLVFPLLALKLRARAGEKALPSEAVRGSEAW, from the coding sequence ATGTCGCATTCGGGGACCACGCTCATCCTGATCATGGCGATCGCCGTCCTGGCGCCGCTGCTCGCCTACGGGGTGGGACGCAAGCTCCCCGTACCCCTCGTCATCTTCGAGATCCTCCTCGGCATCCTCATCGGCCCCGACGTCCTGGGCTGGGCCCACTCCGACGAGCTGATCGACGGCCTCTCCGAGCTCGGCCTCACCATGCTGATCTTCCTCGCGGGGTACGAGATCGAGTTCGGCAAGGTCCGCGGCGACACCCTCAAGCGCGCGGTCTGGGCCTGGGTCGCCGCCCTCGCCCTCGGGCTCGGCACCGGGATCCTGCTGGGCGGCGGCTACGCCAAGGGCGTCTTCATCGGGGTGGCGCTCACCAGCACCGCGCTCGGCACCGTCCTGCCCGTGCTGCGCGACGCGGGCGAGCTCCACGGCCGGTTCGGCTCGGTCGTCATGGCCTTCGGCGCGGTGGGCGAGTTCGGGCCGATCATCGCGATGGCGCTGCTGCTCAGCGGGCGCGCCGCGGCCGAGTCGACCGTGCTCCTCGCCGTCTTCGCCGCGCTCACGGCCGCCGCCGTCTTCTGGGCGCTGCGCCCGCGCCCGCCGTGGTTCTCCCGGGTCATCGCCAAGACCCTGCACAGCAGCGGTCAGTTCGCCGTCCGGTTCGTGTTCCTGCTGCTCGCCCTGATGCTGGGGGCCTCGACGGCGCTCGGGCTCGACGTCCTGCTCGGCGCCTTCGCGGCCGGGCTCATCACCCGGCTCTTGCTGACGGGGGCGGCGCCCGAGGCCGGCCCGGAGATCCTGGAGAAGATCGAGGCCGTCGGCTTCGGCTTCCTCGTCCCGGTCTTCTTCGTCGTCACCGGGATCGAGTTCGACCTGGACTCGCTCCTCTCCGGCGGCCGGACGCTGCTCCTGCTGCCGGTCTTCCTGCTGCTCTTCCTGGTCGTGCGCGGCGGGCCGATCTGGTTCCTCGCCCCGCGTGACCTCGACCGCAAGGACCGGGGCGGGCTCGTCCTCTACGGCTCCACGGCGCTGCCGCTCGTCGTCGCGATCACGACCATCGGCGTGGAGGACCACGAGCTGACGGCGGGTGAGGCGGCGGCGCTCGTCGGCGCCGGCATGGTCTCCGTCCTCGTCTTCCCGCTGCTCGCGCTGAAGCTGCGGGCGCGGGCCGGGGAGAAGGCGCTGCCGTCCGAGGCGGTCAGGGGTTCCGAGGCGTGGTGA
- a CDS encoding PrsW family intramembrane metalloprotease → MHEYPPTTQTPPPPTTPPPVPQPRPGLWKRCLWGGLTLWILTAVVTYATENTTLLPTLILLGSFLVPAVFVLWAYERHGQDFGVPVILGCFLTGGVLGVLGASVMEYYLLHPSLWMFLGVGLIEEAVKLAALMFVVRRYPRLRGIRAGLVLGGSVGFGFAAFESAGYAFNAAVTMDGIDLRSLLETEILRGVLAPFGHGLWTAIAGGVLLAFRRPDGRFRFAAPVIGTYLGVAVLHALWDSMHGIALWLVLRMTTTDLDRSLFAQGYIPQPTSQQEHLFTLFSVGGLVLVTLVGLGWLRALARRGPTGTGIHTP, encoded by the coding sequence GTGCACGAGTACCCGCCCACCACGCAGACACCCCCGCCGCCCACGACCCCGCCGCCCGTCCCGCAGCCGCGCCCCGGACTGTGGAAGCGCTGCCTGTGGGGCGGGCTGACGCTCTGGATCCTGACGGCGGTCGTCACGTACGCCACCGAGAACACCACCCTGCTCCCCACCCTCATCCTGCTCGGCAGCTTCCTCGTTCCCGCGGTGTTCGTGCTCTGGGCCTACGAGCGGCACGGCCAGGACTTCGGCGTGCCGGTGATCCTCGGCTGCTTCCTCACCGGCGGAGTCCTCGGCGTGCTCGGCGCCTCGGTCATGGAGTACTACCTCCTCCACCCCTCCCTCTGGATGTTCCTGGGGGTCGGGCTGATCGAGGAGGCCGTGAAGCTGGCGGCCCTGATGTTCGTCGTACGCCGCTACCCGCGGCTGCGCGGCATCCGCGCCGGACTCGTCCTCGGCGGCTCGGTCGGCTTCGGCTTCGCCGCCTTCGAGAGCGCCGGATACGCATTCAACGCCGCCGTCACGATGGACGGCATCGACCTGCGCTCGCTCCTGGAGACCGAGATCCTGCGCGGGGTGCTCGCCCCCTTCGGGCACGGTCTGTGGACGGCGATCGCCGGCGGGGTCCTGCTCGCCTTCCGCCGCCCCGACGGCCGGTTCCGCTTCGCCGCGCCCGTCATCGGCACGTACCTCGGGGTCGCGGTCCTGCACGCGCTGTGGGACTCGATGCACGGCATCGCGCTCTGGCTGGTGCTGCGGATGACCACCACCGACCTCGACCGCTCGCTCTTCGCCCAGGGGTACATCCCGCAGCCCACCTCACAGCAGGAGCACCTCTTCACCCTCTTCTCGGTGGGCGGGCTCGTCCTGGTGACACTGGTGGGACTCGGCTGGCTGAGAGCACTTGCGCGACGCGGGCCGACCGGGACTGGAATTCATACCCCCTAG
- a CDS encoding heavy-metal-associated domain-containing protein, translated as MTAETKTELTTVYQVKGMTCGHCEGAVSGEISELAGVVSVTAVASTGQVTVVSAAPLDEDAVRAAVDEAGYELV; from the coding sequence ATGACCGCTGAGACGAAGACCGAACTCACCACCGTCTACCAGGTCAAGGGCATGACCTGCGGCCACTGCGAGGGCGCGGTCTCCGGCGAGATCTCCGAGCTCGCCGGCGTCGTCTCGGTCACGGCCGTCGCCTCGACCGGCCAGGTCACCGTCGTCTCCGCCGCCCCGCTCGACGAGGACGCCGTGCGCGCCGCCGTCGACGAGGCCGGCTACGAACTGGTCTGA
- a CDS encoding citrate synthase, which translates to MSDNSVVLRYADGEYTYPVVESTVGDKGFDIGKLRAQTGLVTLDSGYGNTAAYKSAITYLDGEQGILRYRGYPIEQLAERSTFLEVAYLLINGELPKVDELATFKNEITQHTLVHEDVKNFFRGFPRDAHPMAMLSSVVSALSTFYQDSHNPFDEKQRHLSTIRLLAKLPTIAAYAYKKSIGHPFVYPRNDLGYVENFLRMTFSVPAQEYDLDPVVVAALDKLLILHADHEQNCSTSTVRLVGSSQANMFASISAGISALWGPLHGGANQSVLEMLEGIQANGGDVDSFIRKVKNKEDGVRLMGFGHRVYKSFDPRAKIIKAAAHDVLSALGKDDALLDIALKLEEHALSDEYFVSRNLYPNVDFYTGLIYRAMGFPTEMFTVLFALGRLPGWIAQWHEMIKEPGSRIGRPRQIYTGEVLRDFVPVEAR; encoded by the coding sequence GTGAGCGACAACTCTGTAGTACTGCGGTACGCGGACGGTGAATACACCTACCCGGTGGTCGAGAGCACCGTTGGCGACAAGGGCTTCGACATCGGGAAACTCCGAGCCCAGACCGGTCTGGTCACCCTGGACAGCGGATACGGCAACACCGCCGCCTATAAATCCGCGATCACCTACCTCGATGGTGAGCAGGGGATCCTGCGGTACCGCGGCTACCCCATCGAGCAGCTGGCCGAGCGCTCCACCTTCCTTGAGGTGGCGTACCTGCTGATCAACGGTGAGCTGCCCAAGGTCGACGAGCTGGCGACCTTCAAGAACGAGATCACGCAGCACACGCTGGTCCACGAGGACGTCAAGAACTTCTTCCGTGGCTTCCCGCGGGACGCCCACCCGATGGCGATGCTGTCGTCGGTGGTCTCCGCGCTGTCCACCTTCTACCAGGACAGCCACAACCCGTTCGACGAGAAGCAGCGCCACCTCTCCACGATCCGGCTGCTCGCCAAGCTTCCGACGATCGCGGCGTACGCGTACAAGAAGTCGATCGGCCACCCCTTCGTCTACCCGCGCAACGACCTCGGGTACGTCGAGAACTTCCTGCGCATGACCTTCTCGGTCCCGGCGCAGGAGTACGACCTGGACCCGGTCGTCGTCGCGGCGCTCGACAAGCTGCTGATCCTGCACGCGGACCACGAGCAGAACTGTTCGACCTCCACCGTGCGTCTGGTCGGCTCGTCGCAGGCGAACATGTTCGCCTCGATCTCCGCCGGCATCTCGGCCCTGTGGGGCCCGCTGCACGGTGGCGCCAACCAGTCGGTCCTGGAGATGCTGGAAGGCATCCAGGCCAACGGCGGCGATGTCGACTCCTTCATCCGCAAGGTGAAGAACAAGGAGGACGGCGTCCGCCTGATGGGCTTCGGCCACCGGGTGTACAAGTCCTTCGACCCGCGCGCCAAGATCATCAAGGCGGCTGCGCACGACGTCCTCTCCGCGCTCGGCAAGGACGACGCGCTGCTGGACATCGCGCTCAAGCTGGAGGAGCACGCGCTCTCGGACGAGTACTTCGTCTCGCGCAACCTCTACCCGAACGTGGACTTCTACACGGGCCTGATCTACCGCGCCATGGGCTTCCCGACCGAGATGTTCACCGTGCTCTTCGCGCTCGGCCGCCTTCCCGGCTGGATCGCCCAGTGGCACGAGATGATCAAGGAGCCGGGCTCCCGCATCGGCCGCCCGCGCCAGATCTACACGGGCGAGGTCCTCCGCGACTTCGTCCCGGTCGAGGCCCGCTAG
- a CDS encoding TetR/AcrR family transcriptional regulator, with the protein MSEKPEMSEEPKPRRRQARGERRITQLLQAAANVFCANGYTAASTNAIAREAHVSPGTLYQYFPNKEAIAVELGGRLMHEMRAAHGQAFTAENLALPLPELLDAVVDPLIEFNCANPVFLALMHGSEIPGRIAEEHDALHASLIERVRLLIAHYLPDSPPEECVRVADMAFAVFKGGLHLVLAAPEGPERDATVAELKRVLLRYLDPVIGGTHADGAVLTTPRNP; encoded by the coding sequence ATGTCCGAGAAGCCCGAGATGTCCGAGGAACCGAAGCCGCGCCGCCGTCAGGCGCGCGGCGAGCGCCGCATCACGCAGCTGCTCCAGGCCGCCGCGAACGTCTTCTGCGCGAACGGGTACACGGCGGCCAGCACCAACGCGATCGCCCGCGAGGCACACGTCTCGCCCGGCACGCTCTACCAGTACTTCCCGAACAAGGAAGCCATCGCCGTCGAGCTCGGCGGCCGCCTCATGCACGAGATGCGCGCGGCCCACGGCCAGGCCTTCACCGCGGAGAACCTGGCCCTGCCGCTGCCCGAGCTGCTCGACGCGGTCGTCGACCCGCTGATCGAGTTCAACTGCGCCAACCCCGTCTTCCTCGCCCTGATGCACGGCTCCGAGATCCCCGGACGCATCGCGGAGGAGCACGACGCCCTGCACGCCTCGCTGATCGAGCGGGTCCGCCTCCTGATCGCCCACTACCTCCCGGACAGCCCGCCCGAGGAGTGCGTCCGGGTCGCGGACATGGCCTTCGCGGTCTTCAAGGGCGGCCTCCACCTGGTCCTCGCCGCCCCCGAGGGGCCCGAGCGGGACGCCACGGTCGCCGAGCTGAAGAGGGTCCTCCTGCGCTACCTCGACCCGGTCATCGGCGGCACCCACGCCGACGGCGCCGTGCTCACCACGCCTCGGAACCCCTGA